A genomic window from Atribacterota bacterium includes:
- a CDS encoding ZIP family metal transporter translates to MFEFSTFTWIAIFAVLSALINSIGILTIYKNRDWAEKKKTYFMCLAAGVLISVPLISAFPEAVEKNHNAGYFALTGFLFMFFSNKVIQYKTKQKSLAFGITAIQGIGIHSFVDGMIYTVTFNTSILTGLLAGIGLVIHEFAEGVITYSFFMAGGLNKKKAILFAFLISSLTTPLGAFIAYPLVSKLNEQILGLALGFVVGVLIYISASHLLPEATGHEKKHSVIAFLGGISLALLIALT, encoded by the coding sequence ATGTTTGAATTTAGTACATTTACCTGGATAGCTATCTTTGCTGTTTTATCAGCCTTGATTAATAGTATAGGGATATTAACTATCTATAAAAATAGAGATTGGGCGGAAAAGAAGAAGACATATTTTATGTGCCTTGCAGCCGGAGTATTAATATCAGTTCCCCTGATATCGGCTTTTCCTGAAGCAGTTGAAAAAAATCACAATGCCGGATATTTTGCCCTTACTGGTTTTTTATTTATGTTTTTCAGTAATAAGGTAATCCAGTATAAGACAAAACAAAAGTCCCTGGCTTTTGGTATCACAGCAATACAGGGTATTGGCATACACTCCTTTGTAGATGGTATGATATACACAGTAACATTTAATACCAGTATACTGACAGGTCTTTTGGCAGGCATTGGTCTGGTAATTCACGAATTTGCCGAAGGTGTTATTACTTATTCATTTTTTATGGCTGGTGGATTGAATAAGAAAAAGGCTATTTTATTTGCTTTTCTAATATCTTCACTAACAACACCATTAGGTGCATTTATTGCTTATCCTCTTGTTTCTAAATTAAATGAACAAATATTAGGTTTAGCTTTAGGTTTTGTGGTAGGTGTATTAATATACATTTCAGCATCCCATCTACTGCCTGAGGCAACCGGACATGAAAAGAAGCATTCAGTGATTGCTTTTCTTGGCGGAATCTCACTGGCATTATTAATAGCCCTGACACA